One Staphylococcus ratti DNA segment encodes these proteins:
- a CDS encoding YfhO family protein — protein MTFFKLFLMAFGVASVVYLPVIYRFVTEGIIYSGNGDGFKQMMPFQRFLYEHFTHFSSFYDVSFGLGGDYFTDLSYYYSTSPVMYLNFIFVALGQWLFHLDPSQLTFWAGNQIFTAFFKCMVTFIVTYGMLREFHLRGKYRFIGAFLFSASSVLYYFNFTWSFFGDILIYLPLSIWGIERFCKQRKVGLFILGVSLTLFSNFYFSYYESIALGGYLIYRMIFQHPYDTLSRWKKLFLLIPATFLSFCIASIGFVSGVRSFLNNDRSLNQIFISPIIDFSQKYHIFSNGFYITLTFIVLVALFSFKLYRYYYFKMFAIMTWLILIGALSPYFDSFFNGFSAPQRRWVYLLALSTSVLLALWLKHFTELTLKDYLKALSPLLVLAVATALFSRGAMWWMCVAILILIILGIISWRYRTRANMLMSIVIILFVVQQFILLINYHTNNIANYQSTITDMHAPMYHSGPLQNKINHITSSQHPLDRLDYMDTYAINAGMIYRFNGVALYSSIFDGNILDYYDKQMQINMEYDSNSTYRLLGNRANQYALWGVKNRITQAPDNNLPFGMKIQDTIKDGQTVWEHSRNTLNYPAAHLTTKVFDARELKSPLDREQAMLQGVVMKDATPNTHFKANPNLLSDATVTTRNAQLLGNKLKVTDNDGGINLQLPKAINQKYKDYYIELDVELLEPNQPHYLDVDDFHQRRSKLDYQYRRFVTPVTIRVPVKDTIQIKLKEGTYRFQMKGIYGENYQTLQKAQHDVQPVNVSRHPRRLGVTMSPQKDSYLVLPIPYREGLYAEVNGEKRAVQQGNGILSVVPVQKGEHKLSVYYALPYWPLLLILTVIGLIGAWGYRRWLRKTNNNNHTK, from the coding sequence ATGACTTTTTTCAAACTATTTTTAATGGCATTTGGCGTCGCAAGCGTCGTATATCTCCCTGTCATCTATCGTTTTGTCACAGAAGGTATCATATATAGTGGTAACGGTGACGGCTTTAAACAAATGATGCCTTTCCAAAGATTTTTATATGAACATTTCACACATTTTTCTTCTTTTTATGATGTGTCATTTGGACTCGGCGGGGACTATTTTACAGATTTATCTTATTACTACTCGACGTCTCCAGTGATGTATTTAAATTTCATTTTTGTTGCACTTGGTCAGTGGCTATTCCATTTAGATCCTTCGCAGCTCACTTTTTGGGCGGGCAATCAAATCTTTACTGCCTTTTTTAAATGTATGGTGACATTTATCGTCACTTATGGGATGCTTCGTGAATTTCATTTAAGAGGAAAATATCGTTTTATAGGGGCTTTTTTATTTAGTGCTTCCTCAGTTTTATACTATTTTAACTTTACGTGGTCTTTTTTCGGGGATATTTTAATTTACTTACCTCTATCCATCTGGGGTATTGAAAGATTCTGTAAGCAGCGTAAAGTGGGCTTATTTATATTAGGTGTAAGCTTAACGCTTTTTTCAAATTTTTATTTTAGTTATTACGAATCGATTGCGTTAGGTGGCTATTTGATTTATCGCATGATTTTTCAACATCCATACGACACTTTATCACGTTGGAAAAAATTATTTTTATTAATACCTGCAACCTTTTTAAGCTTCTGTATCGCTTCAATTGGTTTTGTATCAGGTGTACGTTCATTTTTAAATAATGATCGTTCATTAAATCAAATTTTCATCTCACCAATTATAGATTTTTCACAAAAGTATCATATTTTTAGTAATGGCTTTTACATTACGTTAACATTTATCGTTCTTGTTGCACTATTTTCATTTAAACTCTATCGTTATTATTATTTTAAAATGTTTGCGATAATGACTTGGCTCATTTTAATCGGTGCGTTATCGCCTTATTTTGACAGCTTTTTCAATGGCTTTTCCGCCCCTCAACGACGCTGGGTATATTTGTTAGCGTTAAGTACAAGTGTTTTGTTAGCATTATGGTTAAAACATTTTACAGAACTCACATTAAAAGATTACTTAAAAGCGCTATCCCCACTTTTAGTTTTAGCTGTCGCAACAGCACTTTTCTCAAGAGGCGCGATGTGGTGGATGTGCGTCGCCATTCTGATTCTCATTATTTTAGGCATTATTTCTTGGCGTTACCGTACGCGAGCCAATATGCTTATGTCGATTGTCATTATATTATTTGTCGTTCAACAATTTATCTTATTGATTAATTACCATACGAATAACATTGCAAATTATCAATCTACAATAACTGATATGCATGCACCGATGTATCATAGTGGACCTTTACAAAATAAAATCAATCATATCACCTCTAGCCAACATCCATTAGACCGCCTTGATTATATGGATACTTATGCAATTAATGCAGGCATGATTTATAGATTTAATGGTGTTGCTTTATATTCAAGTATTTTTGATGGCAATATTCTAGATTATTACGATAAACAAATGCAAATTAATATGGAATATGACAGCAACAGTACGTATCGTTTATTAGGTAATCGGGCAAACCAATATGCGCTGTGGGGTGTTAAAAATCGCATCACGCAAGCACCAGATAATAATTTACCATTTGGCATGAAAATTCAAGATACGATTAAAGACGGGCAAACTGTATGGGAACATTCACGCAATACGCTCAACTATCCTGCCGCACATTTAACAACAAAAGTTTTTGATGCACGTGAATTGAAGTCACCTTTAGATCGTGAACAAGCTATGTTACAAGGCGTTGTGATGAAAGACGCAACGCCTAATACGCACTTTAAAGCAAACCCTAATTTATTATCTGATGCGACGGTTACAACACGCAATGCGCAATTACTAGGCAACAAATTAAAAGTGACAGACAATGATGGAGGCATTAATCTTCAATTACCTAAAGCTATCAACCAAAAATATAAAGATTACTACATTGAATTAGATGTTGAATTACTCGAACCAAATCAACCGCATTACCTTGATGTAGACGATTTTCATCAACGTCGTTCAAAATTAGATTATCAATATCGACGCTTTGTCACACCGGTCACGATACGCGTTCCTGTCAAAGATACGATACAAATTAAACTCAAAGAAGGTACGTATCGCTTTCAAATGAAAGGGATCTACGGTGAAAACTATCAAACATTACAAAAGGCACAACACGATGTGCAGCCTGTTAATGTATCTCGACATCCAAGACGCTTAGGTGTAACGATGTCACCGCAAAAAGACAGTTATCTCGTTCTCCCAATACCTTATCGTGAAGGATTATACGCTGAAGTAAATGGAGAAAAAAGAGCTGTTCAACAAGGTAATGGCATACTTTCTGTTGTTCCTGTACAAAAAGGAGAACATAAACTTTCTGTTTATTACGCCTTACCTTATTGGCCACTTCTGTTAATATTAACGGTTATTGGTCTTATCGGTGCATGGGGATACCGACGTTGGTTAAGAAAAACAAACAATAATAATCATACTAAATAA
- the ylqF gene encoding ribosome biogenesis GTPase YlqF, with the protein MVIQWYPGHMAKAKREVTEQLKKVDVVFELVDARIPYSSRNPMIDEVIQQKPRVVILNKKDMANLNEMTKWEAYFKAKGAIPVAVDAKHGKGLKQVELAAIEATKERMTREKAKGLKPRAIRAMIVGIPNVGKSTLINKLANRAIAQTGNKPGVTKQQQWIKVGKSLQLLDTPGILWPKFEDQVVGKKLSLTGAIKDSIVHLDDVAIYGLEFLKAHDVDRLKAHYKIDVPKDAENLEWFDAIGRKRGLLQRGNEVDYEAVIELIIYDIRNAKIGTYCFDLYDSFIASEDTHES; encoded by the coding sequence GTGGTAATTCAATGGTATCCAGGACATATGGCAAAAGCGAAACGGGAAGTAACTGAGCAACTAAAAAAGGTGGATGTAGTATTTGAACTTGTAGATGCGCGTATTCCATATAGTTCGCGAAATCCAATGATTGATGAAGTTATTCAACAAAAACCACGTGTCGTGATCTTGAATAAAAAAGATATGGCAAATTTAAATGAAATGACAAAGTGGGAAGCATACTTTAAAGCAAAAGGAGCAATTCCCGTTGCAGTAGACGCAAAACATGGCAAGGGGTTAAAACAAGTTGAATTAGCGGCAATCGAAGCTACGAAAGAACGCATGACTAGAGAAAAAGCTAAAGGATTAAAACCGCGTGCCATCCGCGCAATGATTGTAGGGATACCTAACGTCGGCAAATCAACATTAATTAATAAATTAGCAAATCGTGCCATTGCACAAACTGGTAATAAACCTGGTGTTACGAAACAACAACAATGGATAAAAGTCGGCAAATCCCTTCAATTGTTAGATACACCGGGGATTTTATGGCCTAAATTTGAAGACCAAGTAGTAGGAAAAAAACTAAGCTTAACCGGGGCAATTAAAGATAGTATTGTACATTTAGATGACGTCGCTATTTATGGATTAGAATTTTTAAAAGCACACGATGTTGATAGATTGAAAGCGCATTATAAAATTGATGTGCCAAAAGACGCGGAAAATCTGGAGTGGTTTGACGCGATAGGTCGTAAACGTGGACTTCTTCAACGTGGCAATGAAGTAGATTATGAAGCGGTAATTGAATTGATTATTTATGATATACGCAATGCCAAAATAGGGACATATTGTTTTGATTTATATGATAGCTTCATCGCAAGTGAGGATACACATGAAAGCTAA
- a CDS encoding GtrA family protein, whose amino-acid sequence MYELIRFVIVGGINTLNYYIVYLLLLYPLHVHYLVSHITGFVVAFIVSYYLNCYFVYRVTPTLKKFLAFPLTQVINMGTQTLLIFVFVNYFHFKEFIAPFVGLIITIPITFILSKYILKD is encoded by the coding sequence ATGTACGAACTGATCCGTTTTGTTATTGTTGGTGGTATCAATACGTTAAATTACTATATTGTTTATTTATTGTTACTGTATCCGCTTCATGTACATTACCTCGTCAGCCACATTACAGGTTTTGTAGTCGCTTTTATAGTGTCTTATTATTTGAATTGTTATTTTGTATATCGTGTGACACCCACATTGAAGAAATTCCTAGCGTTTCCATTAACACAAGTGATTAATATGGGAACACAAACATTATTGATTTTTGTTTTTGTGAATTACTTTCACTTTAAAGAATTCATTGCACCATTCGTTGGTTTAATCATTACGATACCGATAACGTTCATTTTATCCAAATATATATTAAAAGATTAA
- a CDS encoding YfhO family protein, whose amino-acid sequence MRKFKRPLLLFISFLSLACIAHSYILYRFFKDGILFTGPNDGIEQMVPIQLYLYQKWSEGTFFYATDFGLGGDFFTDLSYYFSTNILFIVNTIIVKGLHVLHLVNPNELMFWFHNAIVISIIKCALVLGATYYYATQLKLNTISKWVFASGFAFSPLYFRFTVYWPFFSDVFILLPLLFASIERFFKTGKVGLFIVVVTLSFMNNFYFAYYQVLMGLLYFLLRCLIKHPDDVTSKWRALRILAVSAVLGFGTSLVFFFHGARSFFNNERVRFETKIPWVEPFNQNTNIIFDNYLIVILVISVQALLTFKLYKYTYFKLFAILSIITIIAAFIPYVDSIFNGFSAPQKRWHYLLAFSTSGLVACYVFHFLKINIRTYIWTTLLSIALVLFSAYWYDKYVIWLVWLLVVGAIGLITLRITKTKERHMTTAFYGMSIMILAILVSSVFTKYQIFHADHEKRANTFYVNASLYNTPLQQSLVNEMADKKAPEERIDWRVNEQDNTPMYQKFKGLSLYSSIFDQQLIDLYYRDLMINLKEESVSRYQSTGGRANVASLFSVRYQMLKDYQGNLPDFFKKIKTSGQYRLYENTQALPAVRITNQYYDARHLHTPIDREHAMIDGVVLNNKGKVYDKKAPNLRSEVGLQYDAAQKVNDRRIKVTKDWGGATLSIPHHLQSKYNDFYVIVHVKRGQPDSNHVIDVNGYQNHRLFNASKYRTGQYDLLYRAKPNKNGKIHIGLSPTGAYDFNILGIYGENYETLKKAPKEKRYTFRESHSKIEIGLKNHNKGMMILNTPYRKGLQARVDGKSVTPQKVNYFMVGIPVEKNAKHVEITYRPPFFFTILIISIFFAIASIGFSKYMYQKNHKRKSEPY is encoded by the coding sequence ATGCGTAAATTCAAACGTCCTCTTTTATTATTCATTTCATTTTTAAGTTTAGCATGTATTGCCCATAGCTATATTTTATATCGTTTTTTTAAAGATGGGATTTTATTCACTGGTCCTAATGACGGTATTGAACAAATGGTCCCCATCCAACTGTATTTGTATCAAAAATGGTCGGAAGGGACCTTTTTTTACGCAACCGATTTTGGTCTAGGTGGCGATTTTTTTACCGATTTATCCTATTATTTTTCGACGAACATTCTTTTTATCGTCAATACAATAATTGTAAAAGGCTTACACGTGTTACATCTTGTGAACCCAAATGAATTAATGTTTTGGTTTCATAATGCGATTGTCATTTCCATCATTAAGTGTGCCCTCGTACTCGGCGCAACTTATTATTATGCAACTCAACTAAAACTTAATACAATCTCAAAATGGGTCTTTGCCTCAGGCTTCGCTTTTTCTCCTTTGTATTTTAGATTTACAGTTTATTGGCCTTTTTTCAGTGATGTTTTTATCTTATTGCCATTGCTATTTGCCAGTATAGAACGTTTTTTTAAAACTGGAAAAGTGGGCCTATTTATCGTTGTTGTAACTTTATCATTTATGAACAATTTTTATTTTGCGTACTATCAAGTGTTGATGGGACTGCTCTATTTTCTATTGCGTTGTTTAATCAAACATCCAGATGACGTCACTTCAAAGTGGCGTGCTTTACGGATATTAGCTGTAAGTGCTGTACTCGGATTTGGTACGAGTTTAGTGTTCTTTTTCCATGGTGCACGTAGTTTTTTCAATAATGAACGTGTCCGCTTTGAAACTAAAATTCCATGGGTGGAACCTTTCAACCAAAATACAAATATCATATTTGACAACTATCTCATTGTTATTTTAGTCATTAGTGTCCAAGCATTATTAACATTTAAACTCTATAAATATACATATTTTAAGCTTTTTGCAATTTTAAGTATTATCACCATTATTGCCGCATTCATACCTTATGTGGACAGTATATTTAATGGGTTTTCAGCCCCTCAAAAGCGTTGGCATTATTTACTCGCTTTTTCAACAAGTGGCTTAGTCGCATGTTATGTGTTTCATTTTCTAAAAATCAACATACGCACTTATATATGGACAACTTTACTTAGTATCGCCTTAGTCCTTTTCAGTGCCTACTGGTATGATAAATATGTTATTTGGCTTGTCTGGTTACTTGTCGTCGGTGCAATTGGTTTGATCACTCTACGCATCACAAAAACGAAAGAACGGCACATGACGACCGCTTTTTACGGTATGAGTATCATGATACTCGCCATTCTCGTATCTAGCGTATTTACAAAATATCAAATTTTCCATGCTGATCATGAAAAACGTGCCAACACCTTTTACGTTAACGCAAGCTTGTACAATACCCCTTTACAACAATCATTAGTTAACGAAATGGCTGATAAAAAAGCACCCGAAGAACGTATTGATTGGCGTGTTAATGAACAAGACAACACACCGATGTATCAAAAATTCAAAGGTTTGAGCTTGTATTCTAGTATTTTTGATCAACAGTTAATAGATTTATATTACAGAGATTTAATGATTAACCTGAAAGAAGAGTCTGTGAGTCGTTACCAGTCCACAGGAGGCCGTGCGAATGTTGCAAGTTTATTTTCTGTACGTTATCAAATGTTAAAAGATTATCAAGGTAATTTGCCCGACTTTTTCAAAAAAATAAAGACATCTGGACAATATCGTCTGTATGAAAATACACAAGCTTTACCTGCTGTGCGTATTACAAATCAATACTATGATGCGCGTCATTTACACACGCCTATCGATAGAGAACATGCCATGATTGATGGTGTTGTGCTCAATAATAAAGGTAAAGTGTATGACAAAAAAGCACCGAATTTACGGTCTGAAGTCGGCCTTCAATATGATGCAGCACAAAAAGTTAACGATCGTCGTATTAAAGTCACAAAAGATTGGGGCGGTGCCACGTTATCAATACCTCACCATCTTCAATCCAAATACAATGATTTTTATGTAATTGTTCACGTCAAACGAGGTCAACCTGATAGCAACCATGTTATCGACGTTAATGGTTACCAAAATCATCGTCTATTTAATGCATCAAAATATCGTACTGGACAATACGACTTACTGTATCGAGCTAAGCCGAATAAAAACGGGAAAATTCATATCGGACTCTCTCCAACAGGAGCCTATGATTTTAACATCTTAGGCATTTACGGTGAAAACTATGAAACATTGAAAAAAGCCCCTAAAGAGAAGCGCTATACATTTCGTGAATCACACTCAAAAATAGAGATAGGTTTAAAAAATCATAATAAAGGTATGATGATTTTAAATACACCTTATCGTAAAGGACTACAAGCGCGTGTCGATGGTAAATCCGTGACACCTCAAAAAGTCAATTATTTTATGGTAGGTATACCAGTAGAGAAAAATGCAAAACATGTGGAAATCACTTATCGCCCTCCTTTTTTCTTTACTATACTGATTATTTCAATCTTTTTCGCAATTGCTAGTATTGGGTTTTCAAAATACATGTATCAAAAGAATCATAAACGAAAGAGTGAACCGTATTGA
- the ffh gene encoding signal recognition particle protein: MAFEGLSGRLQETMQKIKGKGKVTEADIKMMMREVRLALLEADVNFKVVKNFVNTVSERALGSDVMKSLTPGQQVIKIVQEELTELMGGDNSRINMAKKPPTVIMMVGLQGAGKTTTAGKLALLMRKKYNKKPLLVAGDIYRPAAINQLQTVGKQIDIPVYSEGDQVPPQQIVENALKHAKEAHLDFVIIDTAGRLHIDEALMNELQEVKEISKPDEIMLVVDAMTGQDAVNVADSFDKQLDVTGVTLTKLDGDTRGGAALSIRAVTQKPIKFVGMSEKMDGLELFHPERMASRILGMGDVLSLIEKAQQDVDETKAKDLEKKMRDSSFTLEDFLEQLDQVKNLGPLDDIMKMIPGMNKVKGINNLKMSDKQIDHIKAIIQSMTPGERENPDKLNISRKRRIATGSGRSLQEVNRLLKQFNDMKKMMKQFTGGGKGKKGKQNQMQNMLKGMNLPF; the protein is encoded by the coding sequence ATGGCATTTGAAGGTCTATCCGGTCGACTGCAAGAAACAATGCAGAAAATTAAAGGGAAAGGTAAAGTGACTGAAGCTGACATTAAAATGATGATGCGAGAAGTACGTCTTGCATTACTCGAAGCCGATGTTAACTTCAAAGTAGTTAAAAACTTTGTAAACACTGTATCAGAACGTGCTTTAGGTTCTGATGTCATGAAATCATTAACACCAGGTCAACAAGTCATTAAAATTGTACAAGAAGAACTTACTGAATTAATGGGTGGCGATAATAGTCGCATTAATATGGCTAAAAAGCCACCAACCGTTATTATGATGGTTGGACTACAAGGTGCGGGTAAAACGACGACTGCAGGTAAATTAGCACTTTTAATGCGTAAAAAATACAATAAAAAGCCATTACTAGTCGCAGGAGATATTTATCGTCCAGCGGCCATTAACCAATTGCAAACAGTAGGTAAGCAAATTGATATCCCGGTTTATTCTGAAGGCGATCAAGTACCGCCACAACAAATCGTAGAGAATGCTTTAAAACACGCAAAAGAAGCACATCTTGATTTTGTAATTATTGATACTGCAGGTCGCTTGCATATCGATGAAGCGTTAATGAATGAACTTCAAGAAGTTAAAGAAATCTCTAAACCGGATGAAATTATGTTGGTTGTTGACGCAATGACAGGTCAAGATGCAGTGAATGTTGCTGACTCATTTGATAAACAATTAGATGTGACAGGTGTAACACTGACTAAACTTGACGGTGACACACGTGGTGGTGCTGCATTATCTATTCGTGCTGTAACGCAAAAACCAATTAAGTTTGTCGGTATGAGCGAAAAAATGGATGGTTTAGAATTATTCCATCCTGAGCGAATGGCTTCTCGTATTCTTGGAATGGGAGACGTTTTAAGCCTCATCGAAAAAGCACAACAAGACGTAGATGAAACGAAAGCAAAAGATTTAGAGAAGAAAATGCGAGACTCTTCTTTTACGTTAGAAGACTTCTTAGAGCAACTTGATCAAGTTAAAAACTTGGGTCCACTAGATGATATTATGAAAATGATTCCAGGGATGAATAAAGTTAAAGGCATCAATAATTTGAAAATGAGCGATAAGCAAATTGATCATATTAAAGCCATCATCCAATCTATGACACCTGGAGAACGTGAAAATCCTGACAAATTAAACATTTCACGTAAACGTCGTATTGCTACAGGTTCAGGGCGTTCTTTACAAGAAGTTAACCGTTTACTGAAACAATTTAATGATATGAAAAAAATGATGAAGCAATTCACAGGTGGCGGTAAAGGTAAAAAGGGTAAACAAAATCAAATGCAAAACATGCTTAAAGGCATGAACTTACCATTTTAA
- the rimM gene encoding ribosome maturation factor RimM (Essential for efficient processing of 16S rRNA) yields MNVEVGKIINTHGIKGEVKIQSNSDFTDVRFQPGEVLQVENKGQTLSLTVRTHRMHKGLHMLTFEGYNNINDIEHLKGQKLYQDRDHHKIELDEHEFYYSDIIGCTVFDGERPIGRVTEIFETGANDVWVVKGEKEHLIPYIEDVVKEVDIASRRIIITPMEGLLNE; encoded by the coding sequence ATGAATGTAGAAGTAGGTAAGATTATTAATACGCATGGTATTAAAGGAGAAGTCAAAATCCAATCTAATTCTGATTTTACTGACGTACGTTTTCAACCGGGAGAAGTACTTCAAGTTGAAAATAAAGGACAAACATTATCTTTAACGGTGCGAACACATCGTATGCATAAAGGCCTGCATATGTTAACGTTTGAAGGATATAACAATATTAATGATATTGAACATTTAAAAGGGCAAAAGTTATACCAAGATAGAGATCATCATAAAATTGAATTAGACGAACATGAATTTTATTATTCAGATATTATTGGGTGTACCGTTTTTGATGGTGAACGTCCTATTGGTCGAGTGACAGAAATCTTTGAGACGGGAGCAAATGATGTTTGGGTCGTTAAAGGTGAAAAAGAGCATTTAATCCCTTATATTGAAGATGTCGTTAAAGAAGTGGATATCGCTTCACGTCGCATCATCATTACACCTATGGAAGGGCTGTTAAATGAATGA
- the trmD gene encoding tRNA (guanosine(37)-N1)-methyltransferase TrmD: MRIDYLTLFPKMFEGVLNQSILKRAREKALLTTQTINFRDYANNKHHQVDDYPFGGGQGMVLKPEPIFNAMRDLDTNEQTRVILMTPQGRRFDQQCAESLAKAEHIVFICGHYEGYDERIRTHLVTDEISVGDFVLTGGELPAMVMTDAIVRLLPDVLGNQVSHEDDSFSSGLLEYPQYTRPRVFEGHTVPDVLLSGNHANIEKWRREQSLKRTLEKRPDLLESYPLTKEDKKIVDSHKRALKKD; this comes from the coding sequence ATGAGAATAGATTATTTAACGCTATTTCCTAAAATGTTTGAAGGGGTTTTGAACCAATCGATTTTAAAAAGGGCACGAGAAAAAGCACTTTTGACGACGCAAACGATCAACTTTAGAGACTATGCCAATAACAAACATCATCAAGTGGATGACTATCCTTTTGGTGGAGGCCAAGGAATGGTGTTAAAACCAGAGCCTATTTTTAATGCGATGCGTGATTTAGACACAAATGAACAAACACGTGTCATCTTAATGACGCCTCAAGGCAGACGTTTCGACCAACAATGTGCGGAGTCTCTTGCGAAGGCAGAACATATTGTTTTCATATGTGGCCATTATGAAGGCTATGATGAACGGATTAGAACACATTTAGTGACAGATGAAATTTCTGTAGGCGATTTTGTCTTAACAGGTGGAGAATTGCCAGCTATGGTAATGACAGATGCGATTGTTAGACTGCTTCCTGATGTTTTAGGGAATCAAGTGTCTCATGAAGACGATTCGTTTTCGAGTGGATTATTAGAATATCCTCAATACACACGTCCTAGAGTGTTTGAAGGTCATACGGTGCCTGATGTGTTGCTCTCTGGCAATCATGCCAATATAGAAAAATGGCGCCGTGAGCAGTCGTTAAAACGAACATTAGAAAAACGACCAGATTTATTGGAAAGTTACCCGTTGACGAAAGAAGACAAGAAAATTGTAGATTCACACAAAAGGGCGTTGAAAAAAGATTAA
- the rplS gene encoding 50S ribosomal protein L19, giving the protein MTNHKLIEAVTKSQLRDDIPTFRAGDTLRVHVRIVEGSRERIQVFEGVVIKRRGGGISETFTVRKISSGIGVERTFPLHTPKIEKIELKRRGKVRRAKLYYLRSLRGKAARIQEIR; this is encoded by the coding sequence ATGACAAATCACAAATTAATCGAAGCAGTTACAAAATCACAATTACGTGACGATATCCCAACATTCCGTGCTGGTGATACTTTACGTGTACACGTTCGTATTGTCGAAGGTTCACGTGAGCGTATCCAAGTATTCGAAGGTGTGGTTATTAAACGTCGCGGTGGCGGTATTTCTGAAACGTTTACTGTTCGTAAAATTTCATCTGGTATCGGTGTAGAGCGTACATTCCCATTACACACACCAAAAATTGAAAAAATCGAATTAAAACGTCGTGGTAAAGTACGTCGTGCGAAACTTTACTACTTACGTAGCCTTCGTGGTAAAGCTGCGCGTATCCAAGAAATTCGCTAA
- the rpsP gene encoding 30S ribosomal protein S16 gives MAVKIRLTRLGSKRNPFYRIVVADARSPRDGRIIEQIGTYNPAAVNAPEVKINEELALKWLKDGAKPTDTVHNILSREGILKTFDEQKKAK, from the coding sequence ATGGCAGTTAAAATTCGTTTAACACGTTTAGGTTCAAAAAGAAATCCATTCTACCGTATCGTCGTTGCAGATGCACGTTCACCACGTGATGGTCGTATCATCGAGCAAATCGGTACGTATAACCCAGCAGCAGTAAATGCACCTGAGGTTAAAATTAACGAAGAATTAGCACTTAAATGGTTAAAAGACGGTGCGAAACCAACAGATACAGTTCACAACATTCTTTCACGTGAAGGTATCTTAAAAACGTTTGACGAACAAAAGAAAGCAAAATAA